DNA sequence from the Sulfuricurvum sp. genome:
ATATGTAGCACCATCACATTCTACGCCAGCTAAATATCGCCCAGGAGAGTCTGGATCAACAATACCTAAATCAATCCGAAATGAGGATACACCTATTTGAGGATGAACCTCCCAGCCTTTACGTTTTAGAGCATTTGCTATTGCTTCTTCAAAGGGACTTTCATATTCACCTATTGAGCCTAATACTGCTTCAGCTAATGCACGAGAGCCACGTTCAGCAAATTCTAAAAAGTGTTTGAGATCACGTACTCCACTTGATTGTGTTCTTGATAAGTCAATTTGATCAGGACGTAAACTGGAGAAAACGCGCAATTCATGTCTTGCACGTGTTATTGCCACATTTAAACGACGTTCACCTCCGCTTTTGTTCATGGGGCCAAAGTTCATTGAAATTTTTCCAGCGAGGTCGGGACCATAACCAATAGAAAAATACATAATATCTCGTTCATCACCTTGTACGCTTTCAAGGTTTTTAACAAATACAGGCTCTAATGCATCTTCTGAAAAGTATGGCTCAATATCTGGATTTTTTCGGCGTGCATCATCAAGCAAATCCTCAATTAAACGTTGTTGTTCAGAATTGAATGTAACAACCCCTATCGTGAGTTTGGAAGCTTGAAATGCTTTATCGCTCAGTTTAGTTACCAGTTCTTCAACAAGTGCACGTGCTTCAGGCTTATTAGTTCGACTACTGCCTTTTTCATAAACCCCATTTTTTATCAAATGGAAACTGACTGCCCGATCGTCGGTAACGGGTGATGGGAACGTTACCAGTCCACCTCCGTAATAGTGATGGTTGGAAAAGGCAATTAAGCTTTCATGCCGGCTTCTGTAATGCCAGGAGAGATTTAGCGTAGGTAAATTTGCTCCTATACATTCGTCCAAGATACTTTCTAAATCGACTTCAACGTCTTCATTTACATCTTCTTCGTCTGCGGCTGAGGCTCGGTTAAAAAATGAAGTAGGTGGCAGCTGTTTAGGGTCTCCCACCATTACTACCTGTTTACCGCGCGCAATTGCTCCGATTGCATCCCAAACGGGAATTTGTGACGCTTCATCAAAAATGACTACATCAAATAACGCGATATCCGTTGATAAATACTGAGCAATCGAAAGAGGGCTCATTAATAGACAAGGCGTTAATTTTGTAATAGTGTTTGGCATCAAGCTAATGAGTTCACGTAAAGGTTTATGCGCACGCTTTTTTTGCATTTCGCGTTTAAGAATGCCCCATTCTGAACTTTTTTTGACCTCTTCTTGATCGGGTAAATCTTCACACAGTGTTGCATAAATATAATTTCGAGTCAGCTGAGTAAATTTATCATCTAAGACTCTGAAATCCGCAATACGTTTTTCATGTTCAGTAGAGACAAATGTACGTAATACATCATCTCCATCAACTGTAGTGTTTAGCCACCAACGACAGTAGTCCGTTTCAAATGCATTACGTACTTCTCCTAATTTGACTTCACCGAGCTCAATTCCCAAAACAAGCGGCTTCAAGCCAAGCCCTATTGCTTCATTAGAAGCTTTATTCCATGCACACCATGCATGTAGCTTTGGTTCCATAGGGGGTATAGCGGCACAGTATTTAGCAAGTTCAGCAGGAGTGTCTCCAACCTTATCCATTAACTCTATTGAACCAATACCTGCCTTGGAGATAAATAACTCAAAAGCATCATTGAACTCATTCAATGACTGCACATAGTGATTACCGGCGCCAGTGATAGAACCGGCTTCTTCAAGTAGAGCATTTCCATCACCCAGGAGTTTTTCCAATGATGCCTTTATGAGAATAAGTGAATCGGCATCTTTTGCGAGTGCGGCCATAGCAGAAGAGATATTTTTATAAAAAAGCTGTCCGTTTTCAGCTTCATTCAACCTTGTTTTTAACCCTGCCCATAAACCAGACGTCTTACCCACTAAATCATTCAGTTCATTTATATCTGCTTCTAGTTTTCGAAGTTCTTGGATTTTTGGCAAATCTGTAGCTACATCAGGTTTATGTTTGCCTTGAATATGATTGGCCAGCTCTTTATAAACTTTACGACGTCCAAGCCAGCTCATAGGCCAAAACGTTTGTTCTGCTTTCTGCCACTGCTCACTTAAATGCTCTACCATGACATTAGTAACTTCATCTCGATAAGGGACAGACAATTGTTGAAAAGTAGACTTGTGCTGTTGGATAAATTGAACGCCTCGATCTAAATCATCCATGATACGTCGCGCGTCCGGACGCAGTACAAATCGAAAATCATTACCAGCAGCTAAAGGCAGTGCTTTTGTAAGCAACAATAGAGCTTCTCGCACACGTGTTTCAAGATTAAATATAGGCAATCCAAGCGCTTGTGCATAAGCTTCGGCAGAGAGTTCAAACTTCTTAATCTTAGGAACTATATGAGTACTGGATTGAAGCATTGTTTCTTGCCAGTTCGGTGACCATTCATCATGTTTAATGATCGATAATGGACTATTAGAAATATCACCAACTTCACGGGCATTTAAATCAAGTCGATCAGCCAAATTCAGTAGTTTTTCTAACGTATCCACGTCGTGAACATCTCCGGCTGACCATTGTAAGCCTAATCTAGGAAAATGTTGGCCAGATAAAATTTGCCCTATAGCTTTGTAAGCTGTTAGTCCGTTGTGGCGTTTCTTGTGGAGTTGATTTACAAAATCATTGAGTTGGTTTCGTAAAGTTTGCAGTTTTTGCGCTTCTCTGTGCCATTCATCCGCCTCTACTCCGCCTTTCGCATCCCATGCCCGACCAAGTTGATGCAATACATCAAGCTTTCGAGCTTTACTGGAATGCAGTTCTAAACAAAAATCTCCCAATCCCACGTCACGTAATCGACGATAAACTACATCCAATGCCGCAATCTTTTCCGATACAAACAAAACGGTTTTTTGTTCAGCGAGACACTGAGCGATCATATTGGAAATAGTTTGGCTTTTACCTGTTCCCGGAGGGCCTATGAGTACAAAATCTTTCCCCTTAGCGGATGCCATTACCGCTGAGAGTTGAGAGGAATCGACGGGTAATGGACAAAATGTTTTTTCAGGGCCATAATCTTCATCGAGTTTTTTAGGATTCGAAAAAGCAACCTTACTTGGATAGGGATCACGTGGTGTTTCAATCAAGTGACGTACAACAGGGTTTTGTTTCAACTGCTCCGTATGATCTATCAAATCTTTCCACATCAGATATTTTGCAAAAGAAAAGGTTGAGAGTACAACTTCCTCTGATACTTCCCACCCTTTTATATCTTTGATAGCCTGAGACACTTGTCTCCATATACCATGGATATCTAGCCCATGATCATCTTTTGGCAATTCACGCTGGGCAATAGGTAGTTCGAGCTCAAAATCTTGGCGAAGCATCTGTATAAGTGTCGGATTAAAACGGGCTTCATCATCATGTAAGATGAGGCTGAAGCCCTCACGCACACTTTTTCGATTGAGTATGACGGGGATTAAAATCAGCGGAGCACGATAGCGTTTGTCATCTTTCTCACTACGTGTCCATGAAAGAAATCCAACAGCCAGATAAAGAGTATTTGATCCCCCCTCAGAAAGTGATGCACGCGCAGTTCTGTAGAGTTCAGTGAGACGGCTATCCAATTCATCAGCTGACAATGCAACAAATACCTCATTACGATTCAGGGCATCCAACGCATGTTCTCGATGCAAATTTTCCTGCTCGCGTGATTCATGAATACTACGATCGCGTAAATCTGATCCATCCATCAAATCAGGTCTAGGTTTTATTCGTATCGTATTGCCATCAGCTAAATTGTCTTCCAATAGCCCAGGATCAGGAGCATCCAGTTTGATCATACGTTTATTCGTTCGAAAGTTGAGAAGATTATTGCGCAATGAGAGATCTAGCAGTTTACGTTGCCACATATCAAGCCGATCCGTCGGTGCTGAAGAAATATCATTATCTCGAATGATTTCATCATCTGGCAAATCAGGAGCTTCATCAAACATAGGCTCCAGATTTTCTTCTTCTACAAGAGGAATTGAACTGGCTTTACTGTCTGCACTTGCCAGAGGTTTGATACGTTGTAGCCTTGCCCGTTTGACATCGATGATTAGTTCAAACTTTGTTTCTTCAGCTTCAGATATCTGTTTTTCTCCTTGTTCAATTGCCCGTTTGAATGAAGGACATGGACGTTGTGTTAAATAAGTCGTTTCAAATACAACCAGTTCTTTGAGAGCTATTCTTTTTCTTAGTGCTGTAATATCATCGGTTAGTACTGTCGAGAATTCTTCGTCTTTAAGCCAAACACCGGCGAAAGAGTGTCCCCGAGTAAAGATGATAATAGGGTTAAGTCCACATTGTTCCAGCGCCGCACAAATGAGTAGTGTACTATCCAAACACGTGGCGAGTCCTGCATCGCTAATTTGCCCTGGAGTACGTATCTTTTGCCCCGATACTTCAAAACTAGCGGGAGGTAATGCATAGTCTAATCCGAGTGAACCGATCGCAGTCCAAATTGCAGAAGCTATTTCCCACGCTTTTTTTGGACCACCGAGATATCCATTTAATGACGATTCTTTTTCATGCTCACGTAAAATAGACGCTGCTTTTTTCAGTAATCTCTCTACCAATGCATCATTAGGCTGAACGTAGGCAGCAATCATCTCTGGCATATGCCCAATACCGCTCCATTGATTACGAGGTAATAATTCAATGGTATCTTCTGCTTTAGCTATTACATTGTCATTAGAAGTCAGGGACAAAGTGATTTGTATATTTTCTGATTCATTCAACTGAATCAACATGGAATTGTCAAATTGCACATCTCGATCAGGTATCGGTAGTTTCTGACCGGCTGAAATCATATCAATATGCCAGATTTTAGGCTTAATGAAAGCAGGGGTAGTGGATAACGTCAATGTTAAATCACTTAAAGGTTGATCGCTAGTGTTGAGCAAATTCAATTCTATTAAGACTGGTACAGAGTTTTGAAAAAATGCGAGATTAAATTTTGGTAAGAAATTCGCTTCTATTATGATTGGTTCATTGTTCACTTTTTTTCCTGATAAATTTTTCATATAAATTCTCTATACTTGATTTGTCTTATTATCTGTCAGAAGGATTTAGAGAAAATCATTACAATTTATTCAACGGAGGCTTCTGACTGTCTTATAATTACTTCATTGATTTTAGAGATCATGACATTAACCTTTTCTCTTTCTTCTGGAGTAATCTCTTCGGAGTAGCTTGTTTCTTCCAATTCATTATCTTCATGGATAAATTTTATCAATTTAATGTAATTAAAATCCTCTTCTGTTCCATTGTGAAGCAATTTTACTTTTATTTCATTTTCTTCTTTGGAAAAAACTAATTTCATACCATCTCCTCAAATTTTTTCATATTGTATTTTTTAACTCTCTTTTTAATAGACGTTTTCCCACCATCAGTAATTGTTGCAATATGATCAACGACACTAATTCCATTTATTTTGCCCTCTAAAGGATTGGACGTAATCAATATCTTTTCATCATTTTTACATAAGATAACATTTTGAGCATCACCCAACATAGGTATCGTAGCATTATGCGATACAATGATTACTTGTTTACGCTCTTTTATTTTTTTTATGGCATCAATCAATCCTTTGTTAATATAACTATTTGCTAAATTGTCTTCTGGTTGATCAATAATCAATGGTGCTATGTCACCTTCATATCCTAAAATTAAATCTAAAAGCACTGATGTCTTCCAGCCTGCGCTCAAAGAATCAAATTCTTTACCATCCCTTGTAATAATTCTATATTTTCTTTTATTCATATTCTCAAATTCAATATATACTTTTGATTTGAAGTCTTCATAAGTGCTAACTTTTGGTCTTTCTTTATAATTTGCAACGTATAATTCTCTTGGGTTTAATTGTTCCAAAGAACCAATTTTATATTCACTTTTTAAAAACTCATTAATGGTTTTTAAAAAAATATCTCTATCAATTTTAAATGTATATTCAATTGATAATTGATGCCCCATTGATTCAATAACTCGGCTTTGAATTGTTAAATCATACGATTGGATTTTTTCAAGCTGATTTTTAAATTTATTCAAGTTATCTGTATATTGATTAATTTGAGTGATTAATTTCTCATAGTTTTCTTTCTTGTGCTGACTTTCTTTATTCATGGTAGAAAACAAATCGTCTAAGCTCTTTTTTCCAAGCAAAATTTGAGTCCTAACTTCTTGTTCAAAAGAAGATAATAAATATGCATTCTTTAATTTATCTATTATAGTCTGTAGCTCAACTTCATCGTATTCAATAAATTCGTTATTCTGCATAAATTTTTGAAGATCATCGATGGATTTTAAATGCTGTTCGTAAACTGACAATGAATATTCTATTTTGCTTATTAAGTCATCAGAAGGTTGTATTAACTGGATAATGTTTTCTTTTATTTCGGAAGTTTGAATCAATCTGTTTAAAGAAGGAATTTTCAATATTTCATTTTCTGATTTTTCAATTTTTTCGACATAATCTATTAAATCGTTTATATCTTTCTTTAAATCAGATAAACCATTTTGAATTCTATCTCTTACATCTTTTTCATCAGGAAATACTTTTTTTATAATATCAATTTTGTCAATTTCATTTTTGTTTCCAGCTATTAAACTCATAATGTAATTTTGATTAATGTAATGAGGTATGCAATGTGAAGGATTGTCAATTTCAATGCTTTCTACACCAAAAGATTTATAATTTGATGTCGAAAAATCATTTAATGTTTTACAAGTAATTGCATCAACGAAAAGTGTTTTTCCACTGGAAGAATCACCAATTACAACATTTAAACCTGGCGTCAAAGAAACGTCAATCGTAATAGAATCATTTTCTAGTTGAACAGATTTTAAATATTCAGCCCAATAGTCAGGCTTAGTTTCACTATAAATCAATCTAGAATGTTCTGATAATGACAGTCTCAAACCATCAAATGTAGGTTCGGCCAACATCCAAGTGGGAAGAAAATCGCTTGCGTCATCTGATTTTGTTTTAGGATATCGTACAGGGTTATAATTATCAGTGCAAGTAATTAAATTTATATATTCATTAATTCCTAAACGGCTAAAGAAGCTTATTGTCCTTTCTAATCCTCTTCTGTTCCTAGCGGTAAAACCATCAAATTGATTATAGTACAAGCTTTTTTCAAGGCGAGTATTAAAGTGTCCATCAACAGATTCATCAAATGTTCTGTGGTTTTGTCCACCATGAGGTAATAGTAAAAAATCATATTGATCAAATTTTCTGATTATAGTTTCAATATTTTCTACTTTTGTTTCCGGAATAGATTCTCCATTTTCTATTCGTTCAGGTTTGATAACTTTTTGAGGATAAAGCTCATCTAAAATAAGATTAATTCCGTCTATAGCTTCTTCGGTAATTACATCAAAATTAAAATATATATGACAATGATAAGGTGGTCTTGTTTCAGCATTTTTAATATGTAATTCAACACCTAAGATAACATTCTTTGTTTTCTCAAGCAATTTCATATATGCATTTTTATTTATTGTATTGTGATCAGTTAAGGATATTAAGAAAGCTGAATTACTACTTACTTCAGCTACTTTTTCTAATAATAAATCAACATCATAATTTTGATTTAGATTTTCTTCATTCTCAGATGTATGTATATGTAAATCCAAATAAACTGGTGTCATATTTTCTCCTTTTACGATTCAATAATTCTCAACTAATTTTTTGATCTTTATTTCATGAGAGATCAAAAATATCTGCAGATACGACTCGCTTATCTGGATGCGCCGTTCTTCGTTCTTGATATCCGAATAGCAAAAGAAATTAGTCAGCATCTGAAAGCGTTTCAATTACAGGCTCTGGTAGTAATTCAATCTCCATTTCTACTTCATCGAAATCCTGAAATTCCATTTTTGAATCTTTCAATGTTTTTGAAGTTCGTGCACCAAGCCGTTTCAGGTTTTCAACACGTCCCATCAAATTACCAGACCCTTCTGTTAATTGCTTGTGAGCATGCTCATATGTACTTGTAGCCGTCTGTAACTGTTTTCCGATTTTTCCAAAACTGTCAGAAAATCCAACCATTTTGTCATATAGTTTTCCTGCCTCGTCAAATAGTTTTGATGCCAAAGTATTTGACTGTTCACTTTGCCAATAAAGGTATATAGTTCTTAGTGAAACAGTCAACGTAGAAGGGTTGACTATGGCGATATGTTTTTTGAGTGCATACTCGTACAATTTTGGATCTTGTTGTATTGCCATAGCAAAGGCACCTTCAATCGGAACAAACATAAAGACGTATTGCAACGTTCCTACTTTGTAATGAGCATAATCTTTGCTATCAAGTGTGTCTATATGGTTTTTGAATGAAGCCACGATTCCATTTGTTGCTAATAGCCGTTCCTCGTCAGTTTCTGCATGTATATAGTTGTTATAATCATTGAGTGAGACTTTCGAGTCGATGATGATCGTCCGCTCTTGCGGTAGTTTTATGATCACGTCAGGGCGTTTGGTATTTCCTTCCTCATCTTTATAACTTTCTTGTGTATCGTAATGCACCCCTTTGCGTAAACCGGAGTATTCAAGTACGCTTTCAAGTATCATTTCTCCCCAGCTGCCTTGCATCTGTTTTTTGCCTTTAAGCGCTTTTGTAAGGCTTTCGGCTTCCTTGCTGATATTCATACCTGCTTTGGTAACTTGCTCTATCTCTTTGGAAAGCTCGGCAAACTTTTTGGTACTGTTTTCTTGAGAATCTTCGACCTTTTTCTTGAATGTATCAAGGTTTTCTTTGAAAGGTTTTAGTAACCCATCAAGTGATTTCATCGAAGTTTCATCAAATTTTTTGAGTTTACTATCAAGGTTTTGTTGCATGATTTCGTTGAGTTTTAGCTCAAGCTTTTTACTCTGTTCTTCAAAATCTTTTTTCAGTTTTTCGTTGTTTTCTTGCTGTGCAGCAAGTTCTGCCTGAAATTTAGATTTTTCTGCCTTAAGATCGCTATTGTTTTCCTGTAATGATTCTATTTTTACTTGCGAAGACGTAAGATCATCTTTTAAGAGTTTGATTGTCTGAAGTAACTCATTTTTACTTTCATTTAGGGCGTTTGAATCAGCTTGTAATACTGATTTTTGACTGGTTAAAGTGGTGTTTTCTTCAAGTAAATTATCTATTTTCTTTTGAGCTGTTTTTAAGTCATCTTTGTGTGTATTAATCTCATTTTGCAAATCGCTATTTTTGCTGTTAAAGCGTTCAGTATCTTTTTGAAAACCAAGAGTTAACTGTTGTAATTCATGCTCTTTTTTATCAATATTGCTATTGGCTTGTTGCAACTGACTTTTTAACGTTTCGATAGATATATTTAATTCATTTTTTTCACTTTCGAGTTTAACTACTTGATCTTCTGTGGATGTAACTTTTTTTGAAAACTCAATGAGATCTTTTTCATTTTCGGCAATGGTGACATCTTTTTGGGATAAATAAGTTTTATGGGTATCTATTGATAGCAATAGATCTTTATTTTCAACGCGTAGATTTTCTATGGTTTCAGTTAAAAGAGGGACTCGTGCGGCTAAATCACGTTTTTCATTCAATTCGTTTTGTAGAGTTGCATCAGGTGAACTTTGAATGCTTTTTCGCATCCAGACAACAGAGCCTATGACGACAACTGATAAAACCAATACGGCAATTGTTATTTCAAACTCCATATGTATCCTTTTTAATTCTCAAAATAGAAATGTTATGCGTTGGAAGAGGCTTAATATTAAAGTTTATGACATGGTTGGGCAGATGGGTGTCAGAGAAATGGAGAGCTCTCAACGCAGGCCTTTATCAAAAGATAATAATTGTTAATAGATTAATATCTCTTCGCTTAAAATAACCCTTTTTGTTTATAAAAAGTGTACAATAAGTAAAAATTATCTTGGATTTATTGATGCTCGATCCTATTGCAATTTATAGTACAGTTTTTTCGAATGCTTGGCCAATTTTTCTTCTGATCATTGTTATCCTCTTTTTCAAAAGCCCGTTTATGAAAGGGAAAATAGGGGAAGTGATTGTTAATTCTATCAACTCAGCTACGTTGGATGAGACTATCTATATTCCCATCAAAAACGTTACCTTGTCCCTAAAGGACGGTTCGACAACCCAAATCGATCATATTTTAGTTTCCAAATACGGCTTATTTGTTATCGAAACCAAAAATATGAAAGGGTGGATTTTTGGAGGAGAAGATCAAAAAGAGTGGACACAGCAGATATTCAAAGACAAATACCGTTTTCAAAACCCTCTCCGCCAGAACTATCGCCATATTAAAGCACTTGAAGAGATACTTGAAGTTCCACCAACAGCATTGACATCGGTGATTGCATTCGTTGGAGAATGCACATTTAAAACCACAATGCCGGAGAATGTCTTTCGAGGAATTTCTTATACTAAATACATCAAGTCTTTTGATCAAGAGAGATTGAACCCCTTACAAATTCGCCAAATCCTTAGTAAGCTACAACGTAAACAATTAGAGCAAAGCTTTACAACCGATCGTACACATGTCCAAAACCTCAAAGAACGAATGGAACAACCGGTAGTATCCAGTACCGCTGCTATGACATGCAGCCGTTGCGGCAGTACAATGGTATTGAGACAGAATAAGAAAAACGGTGAAGAATTCTATGGTTGCAGCAACTATCCAAAATGTAAACATACGGCACCGATAGTATGAGTATCGCCGAACTCACCCAAAAACGGTTCAGCCACGTAGAATCATGTAAGTTAAATAGCGATAACTCTCATCGAATCATCGCAAACCTCTATTCAGACAGCACCCACTTCCTCTATGAACTTTTGCAAAACGCGCAGGATGCCGAAGCGACATCGGTATCATTTGAACTCCACCCCGATAGATTGGAAACCTCCCACAACGGCAGAGCTTTTAGTTTTACCGATGTTGAGTCGATTACAACGATCGGAAGTTCCACAAAGTCAAATGAGCCCAATAAGATAGGAAAATTCGGTGCCGGTTTTAAATCGGTATTCTCTATCACCGATACCCCCCATATTTATAGTGGAACCTATAATTTCAAGATCAGTGACTATATCATCCCCGAAACGATCGATCCGCTGGAAAACCAAAGCGATGAACATACAAGCGTTCTTCTGCCGTTTGATAGAGCAGAGATCGATGCGAAAACACTTTATGTTTCCATTGCTAAACGTCTTCGCTCCATCGGTAAAGACGAGCTCCTTTTTCTTAGCAACCTATGTCGTATCGATTGGAAGATAGGTGATGAAGCCGGATATGTCGAAAAAGCAATCGATGAAGCATCTGAAACACGCTCCCTTATCACACTAGAGACGCATAACAAGACAGAACGTTTCGAACTCTACCGTCGCAGCTTCACGATTGAAAATAAATTACTTGAATGTAAAATCGCATTTGCTTTAAACGCATATGATCGATATGTCTCGATCGGCACCAATCCGCTCTATGTTTTTTTCCCGACTGTTGTACCTACCAACTTGCAGTTCCTCATTCATGCCCCTTATAAAACCACCCCAAACCGTGAAACGATCAACTTCTCCGATCCTCAGAACCAAACTATCACCGATAACATTGTTGAGCTCTATAAGAGCGTTTTAAAAGACATGGCGGAACGAAAGGTATTGGATGTTGAGACCATGGGGCTTTTTCCTCTCTCCTCTCAAAGCGGGGAACTTTCTCAAAAAATGCTTGAAGCATCTATTTTTCTCTTTAAAACACATCCGCTGATTCCGACACAAGAGGGTGGATATGCATTGCCTTCATCACTGTTTTCCTTGAACGGCGAACTGGATCATACATTTTTCTATGAATCTCAGATCCATACGCTCTTTGAGAAAACAGCATGGATTCATGAAGGGTTCTATAAACCGATTCATCTCGTCCTCAAACGTTTTTTGAACAGCTATTTGAATGTCATGGAGTACAAATTAAACGACATCCTTCATAGTATCACTGAAGAATTTTTGGTTGCTAAGAGCAATGAATGGATGGGAACGTTTTACGGTGAGTTTGATAAAGCCAAACACTACGTAAACTCTTATCTATTAAATCGACCGTTGGCACGTCTCGAAGACGGTAGCCAAATCCCGTTTAAATCCGAAAGAGGGGATATTCAGGTCTATATCCATCCGGGAATGTCGACTCGCTTTCAGTGCTTGCACCCTGATACCACAGCATCGACGGGCGCTAAAAGCTTTTTGAATTCTATCGGGGTTAAGGCTCCGGACGTTATTGACGAGATCAAAGAGTTTATCCTTCCGACATTAACTACCCTTTCAAAAGATCTGGATTCAACAGAAACCTATTTACAAGGGATGGGAACACTTTTAGAGATCTACAATGATTCAGAGCCATCCAATCGATCACGAATTGTCGAACTCATCAAAACTTCTGCATGTATATTAGCCGTCTATAAAGGTGAGTTCAAAGTAGCGCGCCCGCAAGATGTCTATCTACCCACTGAGCCATTGAAGCGATGGTTTGTAGGGGATACTTCGATAAGTATGATGGATGCTGCATTGTGGGCTGTGCTAAGCAGCAGTGATTTAGGTACTTCATTGCCGTTTCAAATACGCCCGGAAATTAAAATGGCTGATCCACATATCGACTCAGCGCATAAAGAGCGATTGCGTCATACACCATTGGTAGTTGATAGGGGAGGGGAT
Encoded proteins:
- a CDS encoding DUF3883 domain-containing protein; amino-acid sequence: MSIAELTQKRFSHVESCKLNSDNSHRIIANLYSDSTHFLYELLQNAQDAEATSVSFELHPDRLETSHNGRAFSFTDVESITTIGSSTKSNEPNKIGKFGAGFKSVFSITDTPHIYSGTYNFKISDYIIPETIDPLENQSDEHTSVLLPFDRAEIDAKTLYVSIAKRLRSIGKDELLFLSNLCRIDWKIGDEAGYVEKAIDEASETRSLITLETHNKTERFELYRRSFTIENKLLECKIAFALNAYDRYVSIGTNPLYVFFPTVVPTNLQFLIHAPYKTTPNRETINFSDPQNQTITDNIVELYKSVLKDMAERKVLDVETMGLFPLSSQSGELSQKMLEASIFLFKTHPLIPTQEGGYALPSSLFSLNGELDHTFFYESQIHTLFEKTAWIHEGFYKPIHLVLKRFLNSYLNVMEYKLNDILHSITEEFLVAKSNEWMGTFYGEFDKAKHYVNSYLLNRPLARLEDGSQIPFKSERGDIQVYIHPGMSTRFQCLHPDTTASTGAKSFLNSIGVKAPDVIDEIKEFILPTLTTLSKDLDSTETYLQGMGTLLEIYNDSEPSNRSRIVELIKTSACILAVYKGEFKVARPQDVYLPTEPLKRWFVGDTSISMMDAALWAVLSSSDLGTSLPFQIRPEIKMADPHIDSAHKERLRHTPLVVDRGGDDFSWEGLDRLLSTPIDKELSLIIWNFLISYLEEKKNILRGYYRWQSPFNNHEKEFDSKICVLLKQTSWLYDQDGVVHKPTKLKAEELSEAYSFDAMGVDVKELLSLLSFKTDAIEDLEKQGYKIITPDEAEAFESFKKLQQQSIEEEEPILWNPASPNIGTWVSEADPDMKVDIEIYEPKPKKSKDLRNQTPQSFFEDEMEEPYRPFVPKTIRKSIGEWSEKYVYRYLQDFCEQNADKGYHVRWMNNEKDVGWGYDFVLMKGEKELRYIEVKGRSSNTSEIEISKTQWEFAKFLFDKGEGDKYSIFIVQNAGKSYAKLIPINNPVKMWLDGNLSMLKIELSY